From a single Loigolactobacillus coryniformis subsp. coryniformis KCTC 3167 = DSM 20001 genomic region:
- a CDS encoding Mur ligase family protein: MSLKSSFAATAGRSAYWFLHTFMKGGSSLPGKITNRIDPDILATLGRDYEVVIITGTNGKTLTTALTVKVLHAKYSDILTNPTGSNMKQGIITAFLTHKRGRSGKQIAVLEVDEANVIEVTKYIKPTAFVFTNIFRDQMDRYGELYTTYQKILDGVANAPEATVIANGDAPIFHSRKLPNPFIYYGFDNQPDGELKAEYNTDGVLCPVCNHILHYKSLVYSNLGKYYCPNCGFARPELQHRVTELTEQTPVSSSFVIDGQPIKLNIGGTYNIYNALAAYSVGRYFGIEPTAIAQALDADEKVFGRQEVIQVGDKAVTLILVKNPVGLNQVFDLILLNKKPFSLVTLLNANYADGIDTSWIWDGNFEKMATQAIPSFIAGGERVTDIAFRWQVAGVPEDKLQQIKDLSEVAEKIKTLPTEQVYVLATYTAVLQLREKFAAQGFIAAANRKH, encoded by the coding sequence ATGTCATTAAAAAGTTCTTTCGCCGCGACTGCTGGTCGCTCGGCTTACTGGTTTTTGCACACCTTCATGAAAGGTGGTAGCTCTTTGCCGGGTAAAATCACCAATCGAATTGATCCAGATATTCTGGCAACGTTAGGTCGTGATTATGAAGTCGTGATCATCACAGGCACTAACGGTAAAACGTTGACCACAGCCTTAACTGTCAAAGTATTACACGCAAAATACAGTGATATTTTGACTAACCCAACTGGTTCCAACATGAAGCAAGGTATCATCACCGCCTTCTTAACCCACAAGCGTGGGCGCTCTGGTAAGCAGATCGCTGTTTTGGAAGTTGATGAGGCTAATGTGATCGAAGTAACCAAATACATCAAACCAACAGCCTTTGTTTTCACTAACATTTTCCGTGATCAAATGGATCGTTATGGCGAATTATATACCACCTATCAGAAAATTCTTGATGGTGTGGCCAATGCACCTGAGGCAACGGTCATCGCTAACGGTGATGCGCCAATTTTCCATTCACGTAAATTACCCAACCCATTCATCTATTACGGCTTTGATAACCAGCCTGATGGTGAATTAAAAGCTGAATACAATACTGATGGTGTTTTGTGCCCAGTCTGCAATCATATTCTGCACTACAAATCATTAGTTTACAGTAATCTAGGTAAATACTACTGTCCTAACTGTGGTTTTGCCCGTCCTGAACTACAACACCGAGTCACTGAATTAACTGAGCAAACGCCGGTTAGCTCTAGTTTTGTGATCGATGGTCAGCCAATCAAACTTAATATTGGTGGCACGTATAATATCTATAACGCATTAGCTGCTTACAGTGTAGGTCGTTATTTTGGTATTGAACCTACTGCGATTGCGCAAGCACTCGATGCTGACGAAAAAGTTTTTGGTCGTCAAGAAGTGATTCAAGTCGGCGATAAGGCTGTAACTTTAATTTTAGTCAAAAATCCGGTGGGCTTAAATCAAGTATTTGATTTAATTTTATTGAATAAAAAACCTTTTTCGTTGGTCACTTTGCTGAACGCCAATTACGCTGACGGTATCGACACTAGTTGGATCTGGGATGGTAATTTTGAAAAAATGGCGACTCAAGCGATTCCCAGCTTTATCGCTGGTGGTGAGCGAGTCACTGATATTGCCTTTCGTTGGCAGGTTGCCGGTGTCCCAGAAGATAAATTACAACAGATCAAGGATCTAAGTGAAGTCGCGGAAAAAATCAAGACTTTGCCAACTGAACAAGTTTACGTATTAGCCACTTACACGGCAGTTCTTCAATTACGCGAAAAATTTGCGGCGCAAGGCTTCATTGCCGCAGCTAACCGTAAGCATTAA
- the manA gene encoding mannose-6-phosphate isomerase, class I, which translates to MAEPYFLQPYFQEKIWGGTKLHDEFGYTLPSERTGECWAISAHPHGPSTVANGPYAGQTLIEVWRDHRDVFGDAKGDVFPLLTKILDAEADLSVQVHPDDAYAAEHEHELGKTECWYIIAADPGAELIYGHNAKSEAELADMIHSEDWQGLFRHVPVKAGDFFYVPSGTIHALGKGIMALETQQSSDTTYRLYDYDRVDAKTGKKRELHIQQSIDTTTVPFVAPKLAITSQQFGDSKVTTFVKAPYFTVYEWQVKGELELTRQSAPYTLVSVLAGQGEITVDGQSYPLAKGQHCLLPFAVKKWQLSGDLQIIASEPGKKA; encoded by the coding sequence TTGGCAGAACCGTATTTCTTACAGCCTTATTTTCAAGAAAAAATTTGGGGCGGAACTAAATTACATGATGAATTTGGCTATACCTTACCTAGTGAACGTACGGGCGAATGTTGGGCGATTTCCGCGCATCCCCATGGACCTAGTACCGTCGCTAACGGTCCATATGCTGGCCAGACCTTGATCGAAGTTTGGCGCGATCATCGCGATGTTTTTGGCGATGCTAAGGGGGATGTTTTCCCATTATTGACTAAAATTTTGGATGCTGAAGCTGACTTATCGGTTCAGGTTCACCCCGATGACGCTTATGCTGCGGAACACGAGCATGAACTGGGCAAAACGGAATGTTGGTATATCATTGCCGCTGATCCAGGGGCTGAATTGATCTATGGTCATAATGCCAAAAGTGAAGCTGAATTGGCCGATATGATCCATTCGGAAGACTGGCAGGGCTTGTTCCGCCATGTACCCGTTAAAGCCGGTGATTTCTTTTACGTCCCTAGTGGAACGATCCATGCACTGGGCAAAGGAATTATGGCTCTAGAAACGCAACAAAGTAGCGATACGACTTATCGGTTATATGACTATGATCGAGTAGACGCTAAGACTGGCAAAAAACGTGAACTGCATATCCAACAATCAATTGACACGACCACGGTACCGTTTGTGGCGCCTAAGTTAGCTATCACTAGTCAACAGTTTGGCGATTCTAAAGTTACCACTTTCGTTAAAGCGCCATACTTTACGGTTTACGAATGGCAAGTTAAAGGTGAACTAGAGTTAACCCGTCAAAGCGCGCCATATACATTGGTTTCCGTTTTAGCTGGGCAAGGTGAGATCACCGTTGATGGTCAAAGTTATCCGTTAGCTAAAGGGCAACACTGTTTATTACCATTTGCAGTCAAAAAATGGCAATTGTCCGGTGACTTACAAATTATCGCTTCCGAACCGGGTAAGAAAGCATAA
- a CDS encoding thymidine kinase, whose translation MAQLFFHYGAMNSGKTIDILKVAHNYEEQNKSVIIMTSGLDDRDEIGYVSSRIGLRRQALPIFAETNICDVVKQENPNAACLLIDEAQFLQKHHVIELAKIVDELNIPVMTYGLKNDFRNELFEGSKYLLLYADKIVEIKTICWFCNKKALMNMRVANGKPVYEGEQIEIGGNEAYYPVCRKHYFHPILSQLKA comes from the coding sequence ATGGCCCAGTTGTTTTTTCATTATGGCGCAATGAATAGCGGTAAAACAATCGATATTTTAAAGGTTGCCCATAATTATGAGGAGCAAAATAAGTCGGTGATCATTATGACGTCAGGTCTAGATGATCGCGATGAGATCGGCTACGTTTCTAGCCGGATCGGGTTACGCCGCCAAGCGTTGCCGATTTTTGCTGAAACCAATATTTGCGATGTTGTGAAACAAGAAAATCCCAATGCAGCGTGTTTATTGATCGATGAAGCACAGTTCTTGCAAAAGCATCATGTGATTGAACTGGCTAAAATTGTCGATGAGCTGAATATACCAGTCATGACGTATGGTCTGAAAAATGATTTTCGCAATGAATTATTTGAAGGCTCAAAGTATTTATTGTTATACGCCGATAAAATTGTTGAAATCAAAACAATTTGCTGGTTCTGCAATAAAAAGGCTTTGATGAACATGCGTGTCGCTAATGGCAAGCCTGTCTATGAAGGCGAACAAATCGAAATTGGTGGCAATGAAGCTTACTACCCAGTTTGTCGTAAGCATTATTTTCATCCAATTTTAAGCCAATTAAAAGCATGA
- a CDS encoding serine hydrolase domain-containing protein yields MYPQTEQKIQALVANGIVPGVSYGFIQQQHTWTNYLGASQLLPEKKALQAGQLYDLASLTKVVATTTLILKLQEQGRLAITDPVQKYLPEFGDGRVTLRHLLTHTSGITGYIPNRNQLAAPALTKALLGLSVGADFGRKVVYSDTGLIYLGWIIERLLKEPVQTALTHEVLQPLHLNTMTFTPEKARCVPASYEPTGRGLIQGVVHDPKAFILGKHCASAGLFSNLADLLQFCRFMLGDFTVNQPPISSATIAALYRDYTGFDGGRSLGWQLLYAADGHPVIYHTGFVGHFMLIDATKHNAVVFLSNRIHPTAPNKPYLALRDEIVTTYLQEAK; encoded by the coding sequence ATGTATCCACAAACTGAACAGAAAATTCAAGCTTTAGTCGCTAATGGGATCGTTCCTGGTGTTAGTTATGGATTTATTCAGCAGCAGCACACTTGGACGAATTATTTAGGTGCTAGCCAGTTGTTGCCGGAAAAAAAGGCCTTACAAGCCGGCCAATTGTATGATCTGGCGTCATTGACTAAAGTAGTGGCAACGACGACTTTAATTTTAAAATTACAAGAACAAGGTCGACTAGCCATTACTGATCCAGTTCAAAAATATTTACCAGAATTTGGTGATGGGCGAGTAACGTTACGGCATTTGTTGACGCATACTTCGGGTATCACCGGCTATATTCCGAATCGTAACCAACTGGCAGCACCGGCATTGACTAAAGCATTACTTGGCTTAAGTGTCGGTGCAGATTTTGGACGCAAAGTGGTTTATAGCGATACAGGGCTGATCTATCTAGGTTGGATCATCGAACGCTTGTTAAAGGAGCCAGTACAAACGGCGTTGACACATGAAGTGTTGCAACCATTACATTTAAATACAATGACCTTTACGCCGGAAAAGGCGCGTTGTGTGCCCGCCAGTTATGAACCAACGGGCCGCGGTTTGATCCAGGGCGTTGTTCATGACCCCAAAGCCTTTATCTTAGGCAAACATTGTGCCTCGGCTGGTTTATTTTCTAATTTAGCTGATCTGTTACAATTTTGCCGGTTCATGTTGGGTGACTTTACGGTTAACCAACCACCGATCAGTTCAGCAACGATTGCCGCATTATACCGTGATTACACCGGCTTTGATGGCGGTCGTAGCTTAGGCTGGCAATTGTTGTATGCAGCGGACGGGCATCCAGTTATTTATCATACTGGTTTTGTTGGTCATTTTATGTTGATCGATGCGACCAAGCATAATGCTGTCGTTTTTCTGTCTAACCGCATCCATCCAACGGCACCAAATAAACCTTATCTTGCATTACGTGACGAAATCGTTACCACTTATCTGCAGGAAGCTAAATGA
- a CDS encoding glucose 1-dehydrogenase: protein MTGRLIGKVALVTGGTKGIGLSCAQRFVEEGAKVVITGRHVDLGEAALATINAPEALSFMQQDTSDDQEWPQIIKAVQDKVGKLDILVNNAGICFFKDIEHTTAAEWRKIQSINLDGVFFGTKYALIAMKDHGGSIINMSSIEGLIGEPMLAAYNASKGGVRLFSKSAALYAAKEGYNVRINTVHPGYIHTPLVDCAPDVVTHEEQLTPMGHLGEPVDIANMCVFLASDESKFATGAEFVVDGGYTAQ, encoded by the coding sequence ATGACAGGACGTTTAATTGGCAAAGTTGCGCTGGTTACCGGCGGAACAAAAGGAATTGGTTTAAGCTGTGCACAGCGTTTTGTAGAAGAAGGGGCGAAAGTTGTTATTACTGGGCGCCATGTGGATCTTGGTGAAGCAGCGTTAGCAACTATTAACGCACCAGAGGCACTGAGCTTTATGCAACAGGATACCTCAGATGATCAAGAGTGGCCACAGATTATTAAGGCCGTCCAGGATAAGGTTGGTAAGTTGGATATTTTAGTTAATAATGCCGGTATTTGTTTTTTTAAAGATATTGAGCATACAACTGCAGCAGAATGGCGTAAAATACAGTCGATCAACTTGGATGGGGTTTTCTTTGGCACTAAATATGCCTTAATCGCGATGAAAGATCATGGGGGTTCGATCATTAACATGTCGTCGATCGAAGGTTTGATTGGCGAACCAATGTTGGCTGCCTATAATGCTAGCAAAGGGGGTGTACGACTATTTTCTAAATCAGCGGCCTTGTATGCAGCTAAAGAAGGTTACAATGTGCGCATCAACACAGTCCATCCCGGTTACATTCACACGCCGTTGGTTGATTGCGCACCGGATGTGGTGACTCACGAAGAGCAATTAACACCAATGGGGCACTTAGGCGAACCCGTAGATATTGCGAATATGTGCGTATTCTTAGCTTCAGATGAATCAAAATTTGCCACTGGTGCAGAATTTGTTGTCGATGGTGGTTATACGGCTCAATAA